One part of the Acidimicrobiales bacterium genome encodes these proteins:
- a CDS encoding glutamate synthase-related protein, with protein DDLQIKISQGAKPGEGGQLPGQKVYPWIARTRHSTPGVGLISPPPHHDIYSIEDIKQLIHDLKCANPWARVHVKLVAEVGVGTVAAGVCKAHADVVLISGHDGGTGAAPLTSLKHAGAPWELGLAETQQTLLRNGLRDRIVVQVDGQLKTGRDVVVAALLGAEEFGFATAPLVVSGCIMMRVCHLDTCPVGVATQNPELRKRFSGKPEFVVTFFEYIAEEVRELLAELGFRSLDEAIGQVEMLDTVPAVDHWKAHGLDLTPILEIPEVEPGAARRCVTTQDHGLERKLDNELIRLARPALDDGRPVEIDLAIRNVDRTFGTMLGHEITRRFGGSGLPDDTVVVRLSGSAGQSFGAFLPRGVTLRLAGDANDYFAKGLSGARIVLHPPPESPFPAETNVVAGNVALYGATGGEVFIRGAVGERFCVRNSGATAVVEAVGDHGCEYMTGGRVVVLGPTGRNFAAGMSGGVAYVYDRDGTFPARVNPDMVDLDPLEADDVEAVHDLVSRHLAETGSTVAERLLAVWPFEIGRFVKVMPRDFKRVAEAARRAEAEGRSVDEAVMEAAHG; from the coding sequence CGACGACCTCCAGATCAAGATCTCGCAGGGCGCCAAGCCGGGTGAGGGTGGCCAGCTGCCGGGCCAGAAGGTGTACCCGTGGATCGCCCGGACCCGGCACTCGACGCCGGGCGTCGGCCTGATCTCCCCGCCGCCCCACCACGACATCTACTCCATCGAGGACATCAAGCAGCTGATCCACGACCTCAAGTGCGCCAACCCGTGGGCGCGGGTCCACGTGAAGCTGGTGGCCGAGGTCGGGGTGGGCACGGTGGCGGCGGGGGTGTGCAAGGCCCACGCCGACGTGGTGCTGATCTCCGGCCACGACGGGGGGACCGGCGCCGCCCCCCTCACCTCGCTCAAGCACGCCGGGGCCCCGTGGGAGCTGGGCCTGGCCGAGACCCAGCAGACCCTCCTGCGCAACGGGCTGCGCGACCGCATCGTGGTCCAGGTCGACGGACAGCTGAAGACGGGCCGCGACGTGGTGGTCGCCGCCCTCCTCGGAGCCGAGGAGTTCGGCTTCGCCACCGCGCCCCTCGTCGTGTCGGGCTGCATCATGATGCGCGTCTGCCACCTCGACACCTGCCCCGTCGGGGTGGCCACCCAGAACCCCGAGCTGCGCAAGCGCTTCAGCGGCAAGCCGGAGTTCGTCGTCACCTTCTTCGAGTACATCGCCGAGGAGGTGCGCGAGCTGCTGGCCGAGCTCGGCTTCCGCAGCCTCGACGAGGCCATCGGCCAGGTCGAGATGCTCGACACCGTGCCGGCCGTCGACCACTGGAAGGCCCACGGTCTCGACCTCACCCCGATCCTCGAGATACCCGAGGTGGAGCCGGGCGCGGCCCGGCGCTGTGTCACCACCCAGGACCACGGTCTCGAGCGCAAGCTCGACAACGAGCTGATCCGCCTGGCCCGGCCCGCCCTCGACGACGGCCGCCCCGTCGAGATCGACCTGGCCATCCGCAACGTCGACCGCACGTTCGGCACCATGCTCGGCCACGAGATCACCCGCCGCTTCGGCGGGTCCGGCCTGCCCGACGACACCGTCGTCGTCCGGCTGTCCGGCTCGGCGGGCCAGAGCTTCGGCGCCTTCCTCCCACGGGGCGTGACGCTGCGCCTGGCCGGGGACGCCAACGACTACTTCGCCAAGGGGCTGTCGGGGGCCCGGATCGTCCTGCACCCCCCGCCCGAGTCCCCGTTCCCGGCCGAGACCAACGTGGTCGCCGGCAACGTGGCCCTCTACGGCGCGACCGGCGGGGAGGTGTTCATCCGCGGGGCGGTGGGGGAGCGGTTCTGCGTGCGCAACTCCGGCGCCACGGCGGTGGTCGAGGCGGTGGGGGACCACGGCTGCGAGTACATGACCGGGGGCCGGGTCGTCGTGCTCGGGCCCACCGGGCGCAACTTCGCGGCCGGCATGTCCGGCGGCGTGGCCTACGTGTACGACCGCGACGGGACCTTCCCGGCACGCGTCAATCCCGACATGGTCGACCTCGACCCCCTCGAGGCGGATGACGTCGAGGCCGTGCACGACCTCGTTTCGCGCCACCTGGCCGAGACCGGCTCGACAGTGGCGGAGCGGCTGCTGGCGGTGTGGCCGTTCGAGATCGGCCGCTTCGTCAAGGTGATGCCCCGCGACTTCAAGCGGGTGGCCGAGGCGGCCCGCCGGGCCGAGGCCGAGGGGCGCTCGGTCGACGAGGCCGTGATGGAGGCGGCCCATGGGTAA